A genomic window from Chrysoperla carnea chromosome 3, inChrCarn1.1, whole genome shotgun sequence includes:
- the LOC123296065 gene encoding transmembrane protein 104 homolog: MDPPDITHDQYSSWMALIYVFNLIVGTGALTLPSVFAQAGWALGTVLIVGLAFISFVTVTYVIESMACANAILHWKRLRLLKKDRIFQDSVYNSESSEEISSDGTSEGDPLFQNACRYYELDRKIELGEMASLFFNKPGRVLFYICFCIYLYGDLSIYSAAVSKSIADITCTFQPNETTNATITPDSICWPDSKLTQYEAYRMYLIAFFLTLGPFVCFNVQKTKYLQLITSIMRWLAFSIMIGLATHRLITYGAAGHPKLISVDGIPELFGACVYSFMCHHSLPALLTPIKDKQHLKTLISLDYLLICSFYLLLALTGAFAFEHLKDLYTLNFSPTDDTNIYMRLVDYFLTMFPIFTLSTSFPIIAITLKNNLIALFLDTNNLNQYNIIVREVLFPMLAVVPPILITFFTENLNILVSFTGSYAGTVIQYLIPTFLVYNARKTCTNILGLGIKNEYKSPFGHCFWIIFVILWSFTCAILVTVNFVKKCTNPNGSGCFN; the protein is encoded by the exons ATGGACCCACCAGATATAACACACGATCAATATTCATCATGG atggCTTTAATCtatgtgtttaatttaattgttggtACTGGAGCACTAACGTTGCCATCAGTATTTGCTCAAGCAGGATGGGCGTTAGGTACAGTTTTAATTGTTGGTCTGGCATTTATAAGCTTTGTTACGGTCACTTATGTTATCGAGAGTATGGCATGTGCAAATGCGATTCTTCATTGGAAGCgattaagattattaaaaaaagatcgg atcTTCCAAGATTCTGTATATAATTCAGAGAGTTCTGAAGAAATTAGTTCTGATGGTACATCAGAAGGAGATCCATTATTTCAAAATGCATGTCGATACTATGAACTGGATAGAAAAATTGAACTTGGAGAAATGGCctcgttattttttaataaacctgGACgtgttcttttttatatttgcttCTGTATTTATTTGTACGGAGATCTATCAATTTATTCAGCTGCTGTTTCTAAATCGATTGCTGATATTACTTG tacaTTTCAACCCAATGAAACAACCAACGCAACCATAACACCAGATTCAATTTGTTGGCCTGACAGTAAACTGACTCAATATGAAGCATATAGAATGTATTTAATAGCTTTCTTTTTAACCTTAGGCCCATTTGTGTGTTTTAATGTacaaaaaacgaaatatttacaACTTATCACATCGATTATGAGATGGTTAG cTTTTTCAATAATGATTGGATTAGCAACACATCGTTTAATAACATACGGCGCCGCAGGTCACCCAAAATTAATATCAGTCGATGGCATTCCAGAATTATTTGGTGCATGTGTTTACAGTTTTATGTGCCACCATTCATTACCAGCCTTATTAACACCGATCAAAGataaacaacatttaaaaacattaattagtttagattatttattaatatgttcattttatttattattagcatTAACTGGTGCATTTGCATTTGAacatttaaaagatttatacaCATTAAATTTTAGTCCAACAGatgatacaaatatttatatgagattagttgattattttttaacaatgtttccAATATTTACATTATCAACAAGTTTTCCAATAATTgcaattacattaaaaaataatttaattgcattatttttagatacaaataatttaaatcaatataatattattgtacgTGAAGTATTATTTCCTATGTTAGCCGTTGTGCCTCCAATATTAATAACATTctttacagaaaatttaaatattttagttagttTTACTGGATCGTATGCTGGTACTgtgatacaatatttaatacctACATTTTTAGTATATAATGCACGTAAAACATGCACAAATATATTGGGTTTAGGTATTAAAAACGAATATAAAAGTCCATTTGGTCATTGTTTTTggattatatttgttatattgtGGTCATTTACCTGTGCTATTTTAGTTActgttaattttgttaaaaaatgtacaaatccAAATGGTTCGGGatgttttaactaa
- the LOC123294900 gene encoding signal recognition particle subunit SRP68, producing MTGTKKKSVTIIDADESEQKTESKPLNILTLEILRLIQDAQQQHGLRHGDYQRYRGYCSRRVRRLRKVLKLPQGDRRHYKRRDVTIAHLEDSKADVRYLEICVMLTERAWAYAMQLRQESNTEPRKRFHLIKRLRKAAALSLVLEALTNAEACDARTKLEAHAYKMWIHGTLYFELEQWKSCHDSFSVAQKIYTELAESLPYEDQTPYRVKCQEISPSLRYCAYNLDESDIKEPAEIRNVTPLEGLDALMQQAKQRRTEELSEIEWRKHKFTVRPERVRLFLISIQNIDESLSKAENVAKKISILEQVIMDCKESINAVRDEIKSDPKLKAASGEPLTGTQILLSYLTYIRLQRTVERNICLIEQATIEGKKSKPQDFARFYEIILQNMNELLQLNGFENDTKYQEEINLQAKCFKGFRCFFMAKTLEGMKRFTDAFALYERSAAYANNVKSDKKSTAEQKKMVNKLLDDIDKNKFIAHAQGVLEEIKKEEETEVFKKPTKKFKIKTSLSERLDNYVEDLNVLTTKPNLVKYPPELKPVPCKPLFFDLAHNLLEYPNLEDVTSEGAKAKKETGGISGLVKGLWGWGGK from the exons ATGACTGGGACTAAGAAAAAATCGGTAACTATAATCGATGCTGATGAATCCGAGCAGAAAACAGAATCAAAACCATTAAATATTCTAACATTAGAAA tCTTACGATTGATACAAGATGCTCAGCAACAACATGGTCTCAGGCATGGAGATTATCAAAGATACCGTGGATATTGTTCCAGACGTGTTCGTAGATtacgaaaagttttaaaattacctCAA ggAGATCGTAGACATTACAAAAGAAGAGATGTAACGATTGCACACTTGGAAGATTCAAAGGCCGATGTTCGGTATTTAGAAATTTGTGTAATGCTTACTGAACGTGCTTGGGCTTATGCTATGCAGTTGCGTCAAGAATCCAATACCGAGCCACGCAAacgatttcatttaattaaacgaTTACGCAAGGCAGCTGCTTTATCACTGGTTTTAGAAGCTTTAACTAAT GCCGAAGCATGTGATGCCCGGACAAAATTAGAAGCTCACGCTTACAAAATGTGGATACATGGAACTCTCTACTTTGAATTAGAACAGTGGAAATCCTGCCATGACAGTTTTTCAGTAgctcaaaaaatttatactgaATTAGCAGAAAGTCTACCATACGAAGACCAAACACCATACCGGGTAAAATGTCAAGAAATTTCACCATCCTTACGTTATTGCGCTTACAATTTAGACGAAAGCGATATAAAGGAACCAGCAGAAATTCGTAATGTAACACCTTTAGAAGGACTAGACGCGCTAATGCAACAAGCTAAACAACGTCGTACCGAAGAGTTAAGTGAAATTGAATGGCGTAAACATAAATTTACTGTTCGTCCAGAACGTGTTCGATTATTcttaataagtatacaaaatatCGATGAATCATTGTCAAAAGCAGAGAATGTAGCTAAGAAAATATCAATACTTGAACAAGTCATTATGGATTGTAAGGAATCCATAAACGCTGTTCGAGATGAAATTAAGAGTGATCCAAAATTAAAAGCTGCATCTGGTGAACCTCTTACTGGAACGCAAATATTATTAAGCTATTTAACATATATTCGATTACAACGAACTGTGGAACGAAATATTTGTCTCATAGAACAAGCTACTATTGAAGGAAAAAAGAGTAAACCACAAGATTTTGCacgattttatgaaattattttacaaaatatgaacGAATTATTGCAATTAAATGGATTTGAAAATGACACTAAATATCAAGAAGAAATTAACCTTCAAGCTAAATGCTTTAAAGGTTTTAGATGCTTTTTTATGGCGAAAACTTTGGAAGGAATGAAAAGATTTACAGATGCATTTGCTTTGTATGAACGTTCAGCGGCTTACGCAAATAATGTGAAAAGTGACAAAAAATCTACAGCTGAACAAAAGAAAATGGTAAATAAGTTATTGGacgatattgataaaaataaatttattgctcATGCACAAGGTGTACTTGAAGAAATTAAGAAAGAAGAAGAAACAGAAGTTTTTAAGAAACcgactaaaaaattcaaaattaaaacatcaCTTAGTGAACGTCTTGACAATTATGTTGaagatttaaatgtattaaCTACCAAACCAAATTTGGTTAAATATCCACCAGAATTGAAACCGGTACCATGTAAACCATTATTCTTTGATTTAGCACATAATTTACTTGAATATCCTAACTTGGAAGATGTTACAAGTGAAGGTGCAAAAGCAAAGAAAGAAACTGGAGGAATATCTGGATTGGTTAAGGGATTGTGGGGATGGGGTGGAAAATAA